The following proteins are encoded in a genomic region of Tissierellales bacterium:
- a CDS encoding CPBP family intramembrane metalloprotease, giving the protein MKDLLQEKIKKYSNQDKMLSLYIVVASILVVGILYIVDQRFLVSYNTKIIIKLILFSVVPFVYIKLSKDNFVKKSFKNHTPALKMDISKALGIFVVIVLIIGFIIFRNLFDVNTIVYDFRNKYQIVGNQILYYGLYLSFVNSLLEELFFRGFIFLGLKHINCTKFGYIFSSFMFSIYHIANFKNWFNPLVFILCLVGLFIGGLIFAALDDKKDTFFNSWFVHICADLAIVAIGYYVINISAGL; this is encoded by the coding sequence GAAAAAATTAAAAAATATAGCAATCAAGATAAAATGCTTAGTTTATATATAGTTGTAGCGTCTATATTAGTCGTAGGGATTTTGTATATTGTAGATCAGCGCTTTTTGGTGAGCTACAATACAAAGATTATTATTAAATTAATATTATTTAGTGTAGTTCCTTTTGTGTACATCAAACTTTCAAAAGATAATTTCGTAAAAAAATCATTTAAGAATCATACTCCGGCACTTAAAATGGATATATCAAAGGCGCTTGGTATTTTTGTGGTAATTGTGCTGATTATAGGATTTATAATATTTAGGAATCTATTTGATGTAAATACAATTGTTTATGATTTTAGAAATAAATATCAAATAGTTGGAAATCAAATATTGTATTATGGATTGTATTTATCTTTTGTAAATTCATTGCTAGAAGAATTGTTTTTTAGAGGTTTTATATTTTTAGGATTAAAGCATATAAATTGCACCAAATTCGGATATATTTTTAGTTCTTTTATGTTTTCTATATATCACATAGCTAATTTTAAGAATTGGTTCAATCCATTGGTATTTATTCTATGTTTAGTTGGCTTATTTATAGGTGGTTTGATTTTTGCAGCGCTAGATGATAAAAAAGATACGTTTTTTAACAGTTGGTTTGTGCATATATGTGCAGATTTAGCAATTGTGGCCATTGGATATTATGTGATAAATATATCTGCAGGATTGTAG
- a CDS encoding nitroreductase family protein, with protein sequence MEYNYKEAIGKRRSIYELSKESTISDDEIQDILVYALDHTPSAFNSQSGRVVLLLDNEHNELWLMIEEELRKRVPAERFESTKKKMDGFREAYGTVLFFEDYSIVEELENKFPRYAHNFSPWSYQSSGMLQYNIWTSFAIEGMGASLQHYNEVIEEAVKQRWDIPSKWKLISQMPFGKIKGGPGNKEIIPADDKMKIFK encoded by the coding sequence ATGGAGTACAACTATAAAGAAGCAATTGGAAAAAGAAGAAGCATATATGAATTATCTAAAGAGAGCACCATCAGTGATGATGAAATTCAAGATATTTTGGTATATGCACTTGATCATACACCATCAGCCTTTAATTCCCAAAGCGGAAGAGTTGTGTTATTGCTAGATAATGAACACAATGAATTGTGGCTTATGATTGAAGAAGAACTTAGGAAAAGAGTTCCAGCTGAAAGATTTGAGTCTACTAAGAAAAAAATGGATGGATTTAGAGAAGCTTATGGTACTGTATTATTTTTCGAGGATTATAGCATAGTTGAGGAACTTGAAAATAAATTTCCAAGATATGCACATAATTTTTCTCCATGGTCATATCAGTCATCCGGAATGTTACAATATAATATTTGGACATCTTTTGCAATTGAGGGTATGGGAGCATCACTTCAGCATTACAATGAGGTTATTGAAGAGGCTGTAAAACAAAGATGGGATATACCATCAAAATGGAAATTAATATCACAAATGCCTTTTGGAAAAATAAAAGGTGGCCCAGGAAATAAGGAAATTATACCAGCTGATGATAAAATGAAAATTTTCAAATAG